The Biomphalaria glabrata chromosome 7, xgBioGlab47.1, whole genome shotgun sequence region tatatatatataactgtaccatagctatggactaggccgtcactaagcctaacagctactgtaaaaatgaagcgatacgattggttaattgtagtttctctttcagtattgttgagggaagtgacatTTGACTGAGCTAagaacaaaatctcaaagaaccctttttttttttttcttgagatgtcaagaatttactgactaatttattaaatataaatgtttctaagcatttaaatacaaaatggtaaaatgtttactattacaactttttacgcagaatttaaatatgtcaataactcaaatttgaaaaaccttcggagtttccctttaaatgacctttaaaaatgaaaaaaaaaaaaaagaattaaaatcatgattttaaataaatattttttttttaaaaaaggataacTGAACACAAGCACCAGAGGTTTGAAAGAGCTTTTGATTCACCATCTGTACGAATGGTGGACATACAGGGTAATACTTTTGTGTTGATAAACTCCATGGCCATGGAAGGGGACCACTGCACAATGTGTGTACAGGCAGAGAGAAAGGTTAAAGAAATTTCATATGAATTAGCCCTGAGACAGAAATGTGAGAAGGTATGAACAAATCAAGAGTTAATCTGAAAATAGGGGAAGCAGTTCTCAAGTTTATATTTCGTTATTTGTTctgttactttttatttttaaattgatttgttttgtgTTAAAAACAGTTacaagtttttcatttatcaaTCGTATAGTGGATAATCATATTACATCTAAATGTAATGTTCATTTTCAActaaatgaccaaaaaaaaaatgaaataacttgtgaagttaaaaattaaatgattgCTGCTGTGTACAAGCAAAATCCACACAAATATCAATAATGTTATTCTTCTACTTGTGTCATGATATCCAATGAGAACACCTTACTGTGGCATTCTATCTCTTACAAGTATCAACCAAAAATATGTTAAGGTTATGCTATCAAGAATGCCTACATGTTGGGTTTCATGATATCCAATGAGAACACCTTACTGTGGCATTCTATCTCTTACAAGTATCAACCAAAAATATGTTAAGGTTATGCTATCAAGAATGCCTACATGTTGGGTTCAAATTTTCAAGTAGTTATGCATTGAAAGACAGGAAATACTCATCAAGGGATGCagctttaaaatgaaaatataaagaaagtgttttcTTCAATTTGTCATGGCTTCATTCTGTAACTGTGGCTCTCATACTTCTAGCGCTTTTCTATTAACATTGGCATTCTGTCACATCTCTTTAGTATGAGTGTTCTTGAGTTGTATTAGGGCCTCTTCTGGCCATGTTAGAATGTTCTTGTATTATAGTTGTGCTAACTATGTAATTCAACCACAACACATATTAAATGATCACTGAATACTTTGCTAGCAGACAtatactttattaaataaaatatcagTTCACAAAATAGGCAATCTCAGCCATCAATCACTAGCACAAATTATTCCAAATTATATACACTCTACATCCATAGAAAATATTATCACTTAGATGTTCATAATACTCAATACATTTTACTCAAACGTGAGACACGTCTGTCTCTCAGTAGGTTACACATTCTTAATTAAAGGAATAGTCATATTTAGTGATTACTATCATTAGCACATGATCTTCATCTTATTAATCTGTCTACATCCGTTATGTTAAATTGTGGTAATAGCATGTATATAACAACACTTATTTTAAAACACTTTGCTTCCTTCTTCATCGGATAtgtcaaaaaaaacacaacaacctCTTAATATGTCCTTTGTCCTTATTCATGTATTCAGACAGCCACTTATGTATTCTTTCATAAACCCATGAACAGTATCCATATTCTATACTTCCTTTCACACCGACCCACTCATTGCAACTTATTCTCCAGCATAAAATTCTAAACAGAATTAATTATTCAACTTAGTATAACAGCAAGCATTCTTTATCGATGGAGATAGGGTCGTAGATGTTGATAGTTTTTAGTtcatagtttgtttgttttttttctgaaaatattgaaacctgctttttttATCTGCCTGAGCTGACCACCTCGAGAGCCGattgtgagtttgtgtttccagacaaactatctttgtaaccttgttttaaggtagattgttttctttgaattcaaattttaacatctttttttatcAGCATAAAGATGATTCATGCAAAAGTGTAAGAAAGCCCTATTCAAGACCTATTATTTTACAGGtacttttttaatttgattaaattttcAGTATTCGTTAAAGAGTTATTTTCACATCATTGTCAGTATATCTGAACTATTCAGTTAACATGAAattgaatgaaaataaatgaGTTCCTGTTAAATTTGTTTGCTTACTTCCCTTGACAGCATTTCCCCATGTACAGAAAATCTGACTCGCAGTGTAACACAGAAGACTCAGCACCAGCAGATGAAAAAGACATTCCATTTCAACCTCGCTATGATAGTCTTGACCAAAGGTCATCCAAGTTGGTAATGTCTCATTTACTTTTAAGAAGCTTGttttatatcacttattcttagtatatattatatatatatatatatatatatatacaactttAAGGTCAATTAGAAATAAACTTCAACAATGAAATAACACAGAACAATGTCCACTCGTTGGAGGCTGTTGGCTGAGTGACATACctagggattttaaattttgggatctttgggcacctctgataccgcccagctctaatggatacttcaaattagttggggaaaaaatgtGGTTGgttgctgtgctggccacatgacaccctcattaaccgtaagccacagaaacagattacctttacactATCTGTCCTATTgacaacaaggtctgaaaggggaactttactttttactcttAGTATAAGCATGCATAGGGTCAAGCGCTTGGCTAATTTTCAATTAATTGAATAAAACCTCGTTACTCAATGACTATATGTTAATGGAACTGCATTAGAATCTAGTTCTCAATCTTGCCAATTCATGCTAATTAGTTTCTAAGGGGGCTACTTATTATCCAAGTTttggatggctgcttggtcatgtggtatgtgctctgggaTGTTGTTTGATATTCACAATGGTCTCGAGCTTAAACCCTGCCTTGAACCATCCCACTGTCATGTAGGGGCTAGATTGTAATTATCTTaaaatctgaagaaacatctaaAAAGtgttcaacaaacaaacagtATTATGTTGCTGAGCCAACCCAGGGACATAACCAAATCTAAAGTAAAAATCTTGGTTTAAATAAAAGTCTTATCTTGTTTGTTAGGCATCACTTTGCATTCTATTTTCCATTAGGGTGTTTGAATATAACGATATTGTCTCTGTTGCAATAGAATGGAAGAGTGACGGTTGGGAAAATAAATAgaaagttaaaaatagaaaaggCATGAGAGAAACAAACCAAAAAGCTGGACTTGGACTGGAGACTATTTTACTGTTACATTTTATCCCATTCGACCAAACTTAATCTTCAGCTCAGTTTTACAACATAGCCGAAGCTGTTTTGCATGTTTTACGTAGTTATTATATTTTGGCATCATCATTATTTCCCCAATCCTTTATATCAGAGCATATGAGCTATTCTATCGTAATTTAGTATTACTAGTAGATTTTAGTTgtcattatatttttaactaCTATATTAGCTACTGTTATATAAtagtaaaagtattttttgtacacattttcCTTTCAGTTGTTTTCATCCTTGGAACCTCGCCTTGTTATCAGTGCTCACACACATCATGGATGCTATATAGTGCATAGCAATAATATCCCTGAATGGAGTGTGTCATCTTTTAGTTGGCGCAATAGGAACAACCCAACACTTTTGATGgtaagaaaaattttttttggaaactgttagattgtaaaaaaaaaatattttaaaaaatcttatctgTGTAAGCATGTTGTGGTGTTTTATTGTGTACACTTTTTTATATTCTGTGATAGGTTTCTTTACTCTTACATATGACTTATTCAGATTTATTGCCTTATGATTGAACATATTCAGATTTATTGCCTAATGATTGAACTTATTCAGATTTATTGCTTTATATTTATCTTGCATATAGGacttattttattcaaatttatttcCTCACTTGCATATGACTTATCTTCAGTCAGTTATTATATCTCTTGCATATGACTTAGCCTTAGTTAGATTTATTTCCTCTCTTATATGTGACTTAGCCTCAGTCAgattcattttctcttttatttattcatgacCTAGCTTCGAGTCAACAGTGTGAACCACACAGCCTTCCAGTGTTTTCTTCCTAAAGAGAGTACTGTCATCAACATCTACATACTGGCTGGAGTGTTAGCGGGTATCAGTTTACTGTGGCCTTCTATCTCATACAAGTATCGACCAAAAATTTGTTAAGGTCACGCCATCAAGAATGTCTACACGTTGGGTTCAAATTTCAAGTAGTTAAGCAAAAATTAAGTATATAGTTACCTCCAGTGGAATCAAagatatataatttatgttaaggctgaataattgttttttagGTTTACTAATGTGGTgtttaatattcaaatttgttcaaaaattacaacaaaaaaaaaaaaaaaaagaaaagttaagaGTGAGTGGACATAATTTTAACCCTTAGGTTACAAACTTTGCAGTAAATTGGTCACTTCCTAGTTgttgtgaaataaaaatgtttgcatTGTTTTCATCATGCATTCTATCTTGtagattacagatgttacttcaaaaaaagaagataattacccAGATCTAAAAGTCTTTCCAATTTAAGATTTAAACATGTTTCTGAAGTATATAAACCAGAAGGATGATCATTTGACTTAACAAactctgaaaacaaaaaaagcttaaaGATACTTTTGCTCAAAATATTTACTCTAAGTTCAAATGTCTAGgttttatttgtaaaacaatttatctttttttatattgttaggCTAGAGACAGTACATTGTTGTTAACAGGGTTGCCAGGGCTAGATGTTATTCATTAGATCATGTTTATTTGTTATTAGTTCATGCCTTTTTCTGTCAGAAATGAAACATATCATAATAATGATATTCAAGAAtggcttgttgttttttttaatctggcaATTCAGTTGtggataaaaatgttttttgttcattcatattatcaatttttacaaactttatgcatttatatttttgtatgtattaTTTAAGTTGATCTAGAACATGTTAC contains the following coding sequences:
- the LOC106079176 gene encoding metallophosphoesterase 1-like, with protein sequence MSNNAAPHARFISNNMIPLYHAGEAWKKIIVASLSSKILRSILILLLFFIYCEVIHYIVVLLQCTWPSVTHETYSSLEETPDLKVLVIADTHLLGFRHGHWFDKLRREWQMRQAFQTSMLIHKPDVVFVLGDLLDEGKWCGDEEFNYHVTRFKSMFAVPEGTELHVVSGNHDEGFHEMITEHKHQRFERAFDSPSVRMVDIQGNTFVLINSMAMEGDHCTMCVQAERKVKEISYELALRQKCEKHKDDSCKSVRKPYSRPIILQHFPMYRKSDSQCNTEDSAPADEKDIPFQPRYDSLDQRSSKLLFSSLEPRLVISAHTHHGCYIVHSNNIPEWSVSSFSWRNRNNPTLLMLRVNSVNHTAFQCFLPKESTVINIYILAGVLAGISLLWPSISYKYRPKIC